The Panicum virgatum strain AP13 chromosome 3N, P.virgatum_v5, whole genome shotgun sequence genome includes the window AAAAATAGTGACCATCCAACGATTGGTTCCGATGCTGGTTCGTCACATAAACCTATTTGTGCCTTTACTTAAAGTAATAAGATGATCTAGCTTTGACTGCTTCAGTTGCCGTTATACCTGAGGTGAATTTATACTTGttttcaagaaaagaaaaattatgTAGGTACTTCTGTGACCATTGTTACTTTATTTGCATAAGATGATGTATTGATGAAGTGAgatcagcaactacactcaacAAATAGTGTGAATCTATTTATTGACTGGTTTCAGTTGCCATTTTAGAATAATCCACATTAATATACGGCATGCAGGAAATATGAATCTTAGTTTCATACAGACTACAAAGATAACCCTAGGTCTGGAACACAATCAATGCTATAATGAACTAGCACTGAATCGTAAGTGGTCTAGGAAGAAAGTAAATGCTCTTTTCTTTCTCATGTACTCAACAAAAATCTTGTAGCCTTGTACACACTTTTTGATCGTCTTTCATTTTGCTAAGTCCtagaaatgttttttttatttttgatgtAACCAATGTACCTCATATGCCCTTGTCAGCTTCCAGCAACCTCCACCTAATTATTTATTAGCATAAAGGTAAATGTACTTACgaaaaaaagtttgagaatattAATGCCAAAAAACTAGTTAAATCTAAATCGATTATATTATTATCATATTCATTATCCAACAAATTTATCTAGATCATAAAAGCATGTGTTGCATCCATCACTTAGATGTGTTGCTACCCTATCATGACACTACTATACTACATGACAACCTTGTCATCTCCTACTCTTATGCCATGGTATAATAAGAGGGGAGGGGaatacccctatttataggactccATGGCTCATATGGTTTTGCCATGTGCCATCTTGTACACACTTCTTTACAAATATCTAACTCTAAAATTTTTCTCATACTTATCTAGCCATACAAATATTtaatttctagagtattccATATTTCACTATGAAGCATGGTAACCATGGTTCATGCatactctctaatcttctaCAAGCTTCTCGCAATTATGTATTTCTACTTCAACATAATGCATAAATCTATGAGTAATAAATCTATGAGTAATAAATCTATgagtaattttgcatataaatatgaaattaagaAAATCTCATATACTGAAGTACGTCTTGGGTTTCATTCCTTTGTTACATTGTTGACGAAATACTAAATTTTGTAAATGATGAAATTCAATACTAAATCATAATGCTGGTGTTCCTCGTTATTGCACGCCATGGCTGATGTATTGGTCTCGTCACCGCGTTAAGGAGCCGGAAGACAAATCGCCGCTCAGACGGAGATGGCGCAACAATGAATGAACTGCTGCAGGGCTCCAGTCAtattttcattaaaaaaaagtttggaTCTAGTAGTATGCATGAAGCATGATGGCTACATTTGGATGGGCCCGGAACCTTTGGATTGCAGGTTAAGCCAGTTGTAAATCTTCGCATTAGCTTTCTACCATGGTTGCATTGCTCCATTTGGATGGTGACGGCTGTGTGCTGACAGTGACAGATCATCAATTATTGTCGCTCTCTATGGCTATGATATATGACTGCATCGTGGTCCAAACTTCACAATTGTGTACATCCCTACTACTTTGCTTCTTCTTTCAATTTTTCCACCATTATAGAAAGTCGAATGAATGCTTGATGGAAACTTTTGCCAACGGTGTAATTATATATACCGGTTTGGGCAATTCCCTAGTACTCCGAAATGAGTGTAGACCGTCCATTTAGATAGATCTGGATGATTATTATTGCATATTACCTCGAGGTAATATGTTGAATATAATTTTTGTGTTATGAAACGAGAAAAATAGCTAAAAATATCTTCTATTAGATCTAACTGAATTTTTTCCCCTCACCAAGTGACGTGACATGTTTTcccctttgttttttttaaaaacgtGATGTAACGTTGACATACTGTCAACGTGACATTTTTGTTTTACCTAATGACGCAAAAACATGGCAACGTGACATTAGGTGACATCGTGATTAGGTACAATCAAATTTTTTTCAGATAAGTGATCGTTGCACCTTGAGCGAGACATTATAATGACATGATATGTACAATATTTCTATGTAATTGATAGTTGCATTATGCACATTACTTAAAAAAACTAGTTGCATTATGCACATGGTGACACGTGATAGGTGGTATTTTTCTCTCTCCGTGCGTCAGGAGGAGGACGCCTGGTTGCTGCGATCCGAGATTGCCGGTGTTTCTGTTTCTCTACGCGTGAGGAGCTGCATGATTCCGTGATTTACGTTTTCCCATTAATTATTCTAATTactttaatatttatttatttcaaaCATAGATGGCTGTGATTGATTTCGGGTCTTACCTTCTAGGTGGTAATAGGAGTACCGTAGCAAAGTCGCCATATATCCTTGCAACTCTGTCTGGCTTATCAGCCAACCAGTcaatagtgtttttctctcacaccaacaTATCCTGACAACCCTGTTCGACTGGCttatcagccaaccagccaacagtatttttctctcacaccaaatcagtacCAGCTATCAgcaaccagccagccagcagtatttttctcacaacaaatcagcaccagccaccagccacagtcAGCCGAACAATTATTCATCAAAATGGTAAAGAGACGTCAATAGGTTGTGGCTAAATTTATGGCAGCCAGTTCCTTAATTGCAGACATGAGAAACAGGGTCTAAAATTTCTGCATTATGGATAAAAGAATCTTGTTTTGTTATAGCCGAACCTCTCATTGCAAAATATCACATATAACCAAGATTGGGTGCATGATTTCGCTGCTACCAGTTAATTAGTCCCTTTCTATCACAATAACTATTTAGTCACTTTACTAACTACGTGGCATAGCCATTTTAATTAACTACTCTATgtgatatactccctccgtcctgaaatgtaaggcATCCTGGCATTTTACCAGATTCATTGAACATTCTCTGAATCTAGACAAACTGTATGTCCAGATTCATTGAACATTCTATGAATCTGGACACAGTAAAACACTCTCAGAATgccttacatttcaggacgAAGGAAGTACTGTATAAGCATGCAGGAATTTGACAAATGCTTCCGTTGCAAATAAAGAATATAAATTCTTGTTATATTTTAGCCTAGCTTTATTTAGAAAGACGAAACACAAGTTTTTGGGAAAGAGCTCCTTAGGAGGATTGTTCGGTATTGATAcatagagcatctccagcagcttCCCAATAATCTTTTCCTAATAACTGGTATTGTGGGATGTCCCAATAGCAGTTTTAGGATTATTAAAGAAGTTACTTTTGTAGTCTCCTAATAATCTTCTCCCGATCCAACTACTTTATTGGGAGAGTCACCACTCCCCCCTTTATTCAGGGAGAGATGAGGTGAATTGTTGGGATGTCCCAATAATTATTGGAAAAGGGAAAGGTTTGAGAGACTTCTACAGCACTAGTTTCTTATTTACTCTCCCAATATGGTAGTTGAATTGGGGATtggggaactgctggagatgctctttcGGCTATTGGACTTTAGCCATCTAGGGTGCGGCACTCAACCGCATCGCCTAGCACCACAACGCTTGTATTGCTCTCCCACAACCCCGTTTTCACAGTTTAGGCTGCTCCCATTTTGCTCGCCGCTACTACGGGAATCACTTTTGCTTTTTTTCCTCTAGCTACTAAGATGTTTCAGTTCGCCAGGTTGTCTCTTGCCTGCTCATAGATTCAGCAGGTAGTTCAAAAAATTGACCTATTTGGGAATCTCCGGATCTATGTTTATTTTCAACTCCCCGAAGCATTTCGTCGCTTGCTACGCCCTTCCTCGTCTCTGGGTGCCTAGGTATCCACCGCAAGCCTTTTCTCTTTTGAACCTCGTCATTAACGTTAAGGTTATGCCATCCTAAGGTGCTACTAAATGGAAGGTTATCAACGTGTATCAATACCGAAAAATCCTCCTATTTTAAAATAACGTCCGTGTCTCTTCGCTTGAATAAGACCAATTACAAGAGCTGCCATCCACCCTTTTGGAGAGACAGCGCTGCAAAAAGGAATAAAACACTAACTATTTTTAGCTTTTCTTCAAGTCTGATCTTTTAAACTTTATTTAATTGTAGGCGGTAAAAAACACAAAAACTAACAATATAGAATAATATTAGTTTATTCATAATGAAACaactttttctattttataataaTTATTCTTTAAGTATCATTAGTTAAAATTGTAGAAATATTTATATTTGACGAAATCTAAAAGTTGTTACATTTTAGGATAAAGTTAGAAAGCAAACCACAGAGTTTGGTGGCATGGTGTCCTCCCTGATCTAAAAGGAAAAAAGGctatattttattttaattagGCTAGTCTCCATGGGAGGTTTTATGGAGAATTTCATATCATTAAATTATACATATGccacatcatcaattttgctgatatagcaaaggaggaggagggaattTTATCGGATGAAAGAGGAGTTTCACCTATGAAACTCAAACCACTTCTCAGTTTTGATAACTGTACCATAAAATTATGTATCGATTTTAATAAAGAGtagtattttcaaaaatattgttGGTGAAGATATTTGAACCTCATAACAATTATCCACGAACTGACCTTCCATTTGCTTGTGCCGCGAGTCGGTTGTCCTGTCGCCGCGTATCGGCAGTGCACGCCTTCACAGCACAGCGCCCCACTAGGCGCTTGCCCGGCGGGCCCGGGTAAATCCGGTCTGCTCTTTGGGCTTGGCCGTTCAGTCCCGATCGCCCTCCACCGGGACCCCAATCCGTGGAGGCCACGTCGGAgtcggccccacctgtcagttgCAGGGGAGGGCGAGTACAGATGCGCGGGTAAGCGGTGGCGGGCGGTGACAAAAAGAGCCGGTGCCGATAGGTTGCACTCCAGCGTCAGCGCGGGCCCCGATGCTGACGACGGGCGTGCTGAGACCCTATGGGGGCGGTCCACGTGTCCGTGGGCCGCATAGTGTATTCAGTGCAATGGGGTCGCTCCCGCATGCCTTTGTTCCCGTTTCTTGTATCCTGCCGTGTTAATTCGCATCAGATGCCCCTTGCTCTCACCGCTAAATTCCCTGGCTCACCCTAAAGCACTCCACGAGCTCAGCGACGACTTAGCTCGACGACTACGACGAACTAATACTCGCTCAATTCCAAGACGTTAGATCATTAATTTTAGTCTAAGTTCAAAAATTTTGCTTGAGTTTATGAAAAATGTATGTATTAACATTTATATTCTATGATAAGAATATATATGTTCTCCAGATATATTTCATGGTGGATTTGAGGAACTAATTAGATATTGGATACTTTCAATGAATTAAAAAGTTAAAGAAAATTTTGACTTTGGATGAAACTGACTGGCAACACATTTTGGAACGGGTGGAGTATATCATCATGAGTACGTTGCTGCTGCTACATATGGATCTTGAACTGTGTTTCAAGTTGATCTATGGACCAAATAGGTGTCTTCTTACGCAAGTCAATTTTAGTATCCGTCTTCTTTGATTAAGTTGTACCCTTGATGCCATGGTGTCTTATTGCTGATAGAGACCGGATGTTATATTTCCTTCAAATTCATTTTAAAAACTAAAAGAGTTGCTCAGGGTAGACTTAGCCAATTCCCTCCATCTCCTCCCCAGTCCCCCACTCCACATGGATACCAGTTGTATTCCCAGTGCATAGGGAGTTTCACTTAGCTCCCAAACCAGAGAGCCACCGTCTCTAAACACCCCCTTTGCACCGTACGATACTCGCTAATTCTTCCGTTCCTGTTGTCCTTTCATGGCTACTAAATCGGGAAACTCATCCACCATCTTATATACTCCCCGTTCCTCGCTCGCCACATCACCATCAACATTCCACCATCCCCTGTGCACCTGCACCACCGGACAGAGCTcgcctcctcggctcctcgccAGTAGCCCGCCTGATCAGCTCGGTTCTCTGATCCGTAGATCGGCCGGCCATGGACGGGATTCCCAGGAAGCGGTACGGCTCCAAGGGCAATGCCCACCAGGGCgcggcggccagcagcagctcgccgggCAAGCGCAAGGGGAAGGCTGctgcaggtggcggcggcgggaagaAGAAGCCGCCGATCAAGGTGGTGTACATCGGCAACCCCATGCGGGTGACGACCAGCGAGGCGGGCTTCCGCGCGCTGGTGCAGGAGCTCACCGGCCGCCATGCCGACCCGTACAAgtacagcggcagcggcagcggcagcggcagcgccgcGGTCGACGCGCCGACGACAGCAGCGGGGGCAGCCCGGTGGGGCCGCAAGGCGGGCGCGCTGCCCATCAGCCCCGTCAGCACCCCGTCGTCGGAcgccgcctcggccgccggcgcggcgcatgcCTCGTCGTCGGTGCCGGCGGcttacgacgacgacgaggacagCTTCGCGGCGCAGCTGATCGACAACAGCTACTCCGtcttctcgccgccgacgtTCCTCTACGGCccgcacggcgacggcgagctgaTGTGATCCCAATCGCGTGGTAGCTCATGATGTATGCGTGTCTTGCATCTCGCATGATGATGATCTGTATCGTATATGCGCGTACGTGCAGGCTCGATCCTAGGCAACAGGTAATAGAACTGAATTCTGTACGCTCTTGTCACACACTGCCAGCCACCGGCAAAGTGTACTGCACTAAGCTACTGTATGGTGTGGGCGCCACATAATCCAATCTGCATCGCTTGGGGGTTATTGGTGTGGTTTTGTAATGATGAAATGGTAATGGGCCGGGGTTGGTCAGGTGTTTGAGAGTCAACAATCCGATCGCTTTCGTGCTAATTGGTTCTTCTTGGAGACCAACAGATCAAGATGATGAAGTGCTCAGGAGGGATTATTAGTTAAGTGTCTGAATGAACCAGGAGAATCAGATtccgctccccccccccccccccccccccccgaaaccATACTGGCTGATCTCATTGATCCGTCCTTGACTCTGATCCATTTGGTACTTATATTAAATATACATAGGAATGATTTGAAAGATCGCTGGCTTTTGATGCAATAAAGCTTATTAGTTTAAGAATTGGTGTGCTCTGTATCTGGCTATGGTTGTATGGCTATATCTAGCTCTACCTTGGAGGTAGGTCCTCAAAAGAAATTTTCTAAAGTATTATTCATGAGCATATATGCAAGGTGTTTATAGGTGCTTGGTTGATTTAATTGCTACCCAGCATATATAGCTCTTTGGTGTTAATGCTGCAAATACCGGTAGCATTGTAGCTGGTAACGTAATAATAGCTGCAAATTCCGTTGCTCTGCCGGTTCATTACtttcagaaaagaaaagaagagcttttgcatttcaagtATGATATTGCTGCTCTCTGAAATAACTATGTACAGATTGGAAAATAGTTGCGATGTGTTTGCATTTTATTTGgtagtactccctctgttccaaattatagatcaTACGTTTTGGCAAAATAGATACATAATTTTTCTATATACGTAGCTAGATATacatatgtctagatacataacaaaaactatatatttaatttttttaaaaacaacCTACAATTTGAAACAAAAGGAGTAATATATATGGCAGCAAATTTTTTGCTTGATTGTTGTtggaccccttgaacaggtaagttcagtttgcacaatcaaatcttttttctgttaataacaatttctgaatatcaaacttaactttgagcgcagggtttggaaaaaaaaggACGTGGTCagtggaggcccgaactgaacgttaaaatggattatccggtatgttgattcacaaagatttgtctagttaagtaatcccaaattgttctaaattgagtaatttatttgtttcttcttaagtgtgcgagacaacaacaagaaactgattggtgcgggtaatacgtatgcgactacttgcacatcatgactccacgCGGGAAGCCTACTACGGAGGAcatgagagtacgtccaaaccgttcactagtatattttcataattatactaacgcacatgatgttaatatatcagtccttttttctaaatgatagatgtctcaaatgagggatgaatgttactctactgatcggatcaacgccgtgtgcgagcagctcgctggattcattttgaacaagatcctggatcctagaggcgagttctatcACGACAGtgacatccatagaggacttccatcgaacTCCTGGGCggcccagtagttggactacaaacatgacttgtacatttgtaaatatttctaaacgtgatgacttgatgtttgtatatttgtaaatatattagttcatctaattagcttaagtATATgttcgcatttcacttttagttagtttcagatATTCTCTGAAAATGAACACATACatacgaccaatgaacgtatagtattGTAGAGCTCGAGTGcacttagcaattataaaagaataaacagtaataaataaaacaaacaaaactggatttgggcaAAATAGTGAAAgctcattggtaccggttggaaagaacaaccggtactaaaggagctgccaccttgcgtcagcgtggcagcctctgtgGTACCGATTGGTCTTTCCTacctgtcgtggtgtggcaaaccacagccgggtggcggaatgcacccgcctaagctcagagggtgagtactcgggggttagctagcgactagttcgatcttgctcaagaacgcgatgaacacagcagggttagagtggttcgggccgccagagcgtaataccctacatccactgtgtgctgtattgctcAAGACTGAAGAGTTGGCGCTGAGTCCAGCGTGTCTGTGTGTGTGCCCCTTGAGAGCTTGTGGTGTACAGCGAGCGctacccttttatatctcaagggaggcgcgtacatggccgttgggtccccgacaggtgggcccaaccggTGCAGTAAACAGAaacatactgttcatacattatggcgttgcaggcgaagaagatctctctcttggatttcCTTGCATGTTCCTGGAATCCCCCGTTCAGCGTGTCCAGgggctgtcttgtcggaacagTGCCAGATGCAGctagcggcgccgcccgccacaTTACTGAACGGGCTGTATAGCTTGcagcgtaggcggcatgatggaaaagcgccgagccgtcgtatccaattaatgcggcagacgagctctgcgcgggtgcggcgcaggcggctgcactgtgttccttggtaatacgcggtccacagtgaggcctgacaaaggctgcccggtgtgccgcggcggcagagcacgcctcaaccactcgcattgaatgcggtgggtgcgtgagtcttccagtggaagactcacgcccacgcccacggaacacgtggtgcctccggaccccccccccgaGGTGTATTagctctacgcgcgtgggaggtccggacggtcGTGAgaaggtcccggacccccataggaGGTCCGGGATCTCGGTGGCTGggtcggagcttcccttcctaggggacatgtggcgtctccggacccgtctCTGAGCCGGGAgcggggtccggggccgttggcccggtgaggtaagtgCCTGTCCTATGggccccggctgctccgccctttaccgcgtagttacggatgactacgcgggtcctaccttactgcagtagaagtgggtatccctgctacagggtaccgacagtggcccccgggcccacctcgggggaggtacAAACCCGCAGGTTtggccactactgcgatttggccctgcataacttgaagccccTTGTTGCagaggtcttgaccggctttgaccatccatcgggttttttGCTGCCACATCGCTCCGCAATGGCTTACTGACTGGTGGCCCCCATGcatagtggttcacctagtcacgcgcgcgatGCTCGGCATtgctgcggccggagtaaacgggataTTTACCACCGGCGTAGTTCCCGAAAAGCCTGGCCATGCCAGCGCTTAATTCGCGCACGTTAGCTTAGCTTCCGCCTTccttcgcgcgcgggcgacggttcagatcccgccttttcacacctttgttcgttacccgccctccctgacaggtgggcctagACCCCCTAGTCATGGACTGGGCAGTTAACaccaggtgcgggcgtcgcttgggttccagcgacggttccggggcgcgcaggttgggtcaggcttcataaaggggtgaaccgcataccgcggttactttcccgtattcgccttcttccttccaacctttgcgcccctttgccttcaaTTTTCTTCGTCATTGCTCCCCCGCGTAGATTGCTCCTCTCCTCCGCAgtgagatggcatcccttgctcATCCCCACCGTTTCCAGTCTGAAGAGGAGCTAAGaacggtgcgccgcctgcttggatGGAGTGCACAGGAGACGGCTTGGGGGATCCGAGCTGGCTCGGGTCCCCTCGGCAACCTGCGCACCGGGGATTTTGTGCTGTTCATCTCACACATCTCCACCGGCTTAGGGCTACcgatctcctccttcttcctgctgctgctggaagatttcggcctccagcttcaacacctcacgccgcactccatcctcctgacggccatcttcgtgcacctgtgcgagatgttcgtgggggtgcggccctgcgtcatcctcttccgctacttcttccagttggtgaagtccgggaagagcAAAGACGAAGTGGGGGCCTACTATTTCCAAACGAGGAGCGACTTGCAGTCGCCGTACATCCCCGGGCTCaatggcgggaagtgggaggagtggcgcaaggAGTGGGTCATCGCCACCACAGACGCCAACGAGCGCCTGGTCAtgccgaccgagggacccgcctccgaccgttcatcctggagggccaagccgtccctgccgccggATTTCGACTCTGTGCtaggcaagatcaggtcgctggcggagagcggcctcacctcactACACGTACTCGGAGATTTCCTGAAGCGctggatcgcccccctgaagcagcggccacgtcctgcttggagcttca containing:
- the LOC120665085 gene encoding uncharacterized protein LOC120665085; its protein translation is MDGIPRKRYGSKGNAHQGAAASSSSPGKRKGKAAAGGGGGKKKPPIKVVYIGNPMRVTTSEAGFRALVQELTGRHADPYKYSGSGSGSGSAAVDAPTTAAGAARWGRKAGALPISPVSTPSSDAASAAGAAHASSSVPAAYDDDEDSFAAQLIDNSYSVFSPPTFLYGPHGDGELM